From a region of the Actinomadura luzonensis genome:
- a CDS encoding helix-turn-helix domain-containing protein, giving the protein MAELPFDDEHAPLYSLGQVAEMLNVQQAYLRRLDQHDVVTPSRSEGGQRRYSRRDIRTVQHVTRMADAGMTLIAIRRILELERELAALREELRRARARLGESA; this is encoded by the coding sequence ATGGCCGAACTGCCTTTCGACGACGAGCACGCGCCGCTCTACTCGCTCGGGCAGGTGGCGGAGATGCTCAACGTGCAGCAGGCCTATCTCCGCCGCCTCGACCAGCACGACGTCGTCACGCCCAGCCGCTCGGAGGGCGGCCAGCGGCGCTACTCCCGGCGCGACATCCGCACCGTCCAGCACGTCACCCGCATGGCCGACGCGGGCATGACGCTCATCGCCATCCGGCGCATCCTGGAGCTGGAGCGCGAGCTCGCCGCGCTGCGCGAGGAGCTACGGCGGGCGCGGGCCCGCCTCGGCGAATCGGCGTGA
- a CDS encoding hemerythrin domain-containing protein → MATDVITLITKDHRTVESLFDRLKKGEGDIKATVAELHALLIAHARAEEDRVYPGLDAHHSVEEHKEAEVLLDALVRAQPGTPEFRTTLQQLIESVQHHVEEEESELLPALRKSAGEKRLQELGRAFKERRDAELKALGVPQQGSAEGATKAELYEAAQKADIPGRSQMDKEELAAALKQAKS, encoded by the coding sequence ATGGCAACCGACGTCATCACCCTGATCACCAAGGACCACAGGACCGTCGAGTCCCTCTTCGACCGGCTGAAGAAGGGCGAGGGCGACATCAAGGCCACCGTGGCCGAGCTGCACGCCCTCCTCATCGCGCACGCCCGGGCCGAGGAGGACCGCGTCTACCCCGGCCTCGACGCCCACCACAGCGTCGAGGAGCACAAGGAGGCCGAGGTCCTGCTCGACGCGCTGGTGCGGGCCCAGCCCGGCACCCCGGAGTTCCGCACCACGCTGCAGCAGCTCATCGAGTCGGTGCAGCACCACGTCGAGGAGGAGGAGAGCGAGCTCCTGCCCGCGCTGCGGAAGTCGGCCGGCGAGAAGCGGCTGCAGGAGCTCGGACGGGCCTTCAAGGAGCGCCGCGACGCGGAGCTGAAGGCGCTCGGCGTCCCCCAGCAGGGCTCCGCCGAGGGCGCCACCAAGGCCGAGCTGTACGAGGCGGCACAGAAGGCCGACATTCCCGGACGGTCCCAGATGGACAAGGAAGAGCTGGCCGCCGCCCTCAAGCAGGCCAAGTCCTAG
- a CDS encoding DUF5709 domain-containing protein: MSELPPDRFGMSDEQDIEVSEWTDDLGLNHEVVPDDPQHRDTLDERLRREAPDRLHEHRPLHRLTQPDEGLEPDRDDEELAEDQGADDGDLSAEERAIHIDLGEDLGEDLGGDDYQ, from the coding sequence ATGAGTGAACTGCCTCCGGACCGGTTCGGCATGAGCGACGAACAGGACATCGAGGTCTCGGAGTGGACCGACGACCTCGGGCTCAACCACGAGGTCGTCCCCGACGACCCCCAGCACCGGGACACGCTCGACGAGCGGCTGCGCCGCGAGGCCCCCGACCGCCTGCACGAGCACCGTCCCCTGCACCGGCTCACCCAGCCGGACGAGGGCCTGGAGCCGGACCGGGACGACGAGGAGCTGGCCGAGGACCAGGGCGCCGACGACGGCGACCTGTCGGCCGAGGAACGGGCGATCCACATCGACCTCGGCGAGGATCTCGGGGAGGATCTCGGCGGCGACGACTACCAGTGA
- a CDS encoding HAD family hydrolase gives MVVKAVVFDVGETLIDETRIWARWAERLGVSHFVLMGVLGGMAALDRPHRDAFEIVRPGIDPEAEEAAWERDDPRGLRNHFDGDDLYPDVRAALGALREAGYQVIVAGNQPRRAYDALVALELPVDSVHTSEGWGVSKPEPEFFAKVAAVAGREPGEILYVGDRLDNDVLPAGRAGMRTALLRRGPWGYLHAARPEARAADVIVDDLHAVLPAARRLA, from the coding sequence ATGGTCGTCAAGGCTGTGGTGTTCGACGTCGGCGAGACGCTGATCGACGAGACGCGCATCTGGGCGCGATGGGCCGAACGGCTCGGCGTGAGCCACTTCGTGCTCATGGGCGTGCTCGGCGGCATGGCGGCGCTCGACCGGCCGCACCGTGACGCGTTCGAGATCGTCCGGCCGGGCATCGACCCGGAGGCCGAGGAGGCCGCGTGGGAGCGCGACGACCCGCGGGGGCTGCGCAACCACTTCGACGGCGACGACCTCTACCCGGACGTCAGGGCGGCGCTGGGGGCGTTGCGCGAGGCGGGCTACCAGGTGATCGTCGCGGGGAACCAGCCGCGCCGGGCCTATGACGCGCTGGTCGCGCTGGAGCTGCCGGTCGACTCCGTCCACACCTCCGAGGGGTGGGGCGTGTCCAAGCCGGAGCCGGAGTTCTTCGCCAAGGTGGCGGCGGTGGCGGGGCGGGAGCCGGGCGAGATCCTCTACGTCGGCGACCGCCTGGACAACGACGTGCTGCCGGCGGGGCGGGCGGGCATGCGCACCGCGCTCCTCCGCCGGGGGCCGTGGGGATATCTGCACGCCGCGCGGCCGGAGGCGCGCGCGGCCGACGTGATCGTCGACGACCTGCACGCGGTCCTGCCGGCCGCCCGGCGGCTGGCGTAG
- the hrpA gene encoding ATP-dependent RNA helicase HrpA — translation MGTSSLSSPLTDLQSRLPELMPRDQRRLRRRLDGMRRVRSRDARDKIVAEILADVERAEQRLERRRAAVPAITYPENLPVAQRKDDILAAIRDHQVVIIAGETGSGKTTQIPKMCLELGRGVRGLIGHTQPRRIAARTVAERVAEELGTGLGEVVGYKVRFTDQASERTLVKLMTDGILLAELQNDRLLDQYDTLIIDEAHERSLNIDFILGYLKQLLPQRPDLKVVITSATIDPERFSRHFDDAPIIEVSGRTYPVEVRYRPLEEDDQTQGIVAACRELVAEGPGDILVFLSGEREIRDAADALAKAEFRNTEILPLYARLSAAEQHRVFQPHTGRRVVLATNVAETSLTVPGIKYVVDPGYARISRYSHRTKVQRLPIEPISQASANQRKGRSGRTSDGICVRLYEEEDFLGRPEFTDPEILRTNLASVILQMTSIGLGDIEAFPFVEPPDRRQVKDGVNLLHELGAFDAQGRLTPVGRKLATLPVDPRLGRMVLEAEKNGCLREVMIIAAALSIQDPRERPADKQQQADEKHRRFADPDSDFLAHLNLWNYLREKQKELSSSAFRRLCKAEFLNYLRVREWQDIYSQLRQALGVQPDSRPADPYHVHVSLLAGLLSHIGVKDVLDKQRPADGGRRPIQEYLGARNARFAIFPGSALAKKQPQWIMSAELVETSRLWARVNAKIEPAWVEPLAQHLVKRTYSEPHWEKSQGAVVALEKVSLYGVPLVVGRKVNYGRIDPDLSRELFIRHALVEGDWDTHHRFLKDNRRLLGEVEELENRARRRDIMVSDDALFDFYDQRVPAEVVSARHFDSWWKKAGQETPDLLTFSPEMLVNEGADVSARDYPDTWKQLGQRMRLTYQFEPGANADGVTVHVPLQVLNQVGSDGFDWQIPGLREELVTALIRSLPKNLRRNFVPAPNYAKQVLAAAEPGKEPLLAAVERELFRLTGVRVPREAWQLDQIPDHLRITYRVIDERKRTLAEDKDLDALKRRLAPRLRRTLSEAGDDLERTGLRTWSLGRLPKVFEQGRMKGYPALVDAGDSVSVKIYETETEAEQRRSHWPGVRRLLLLNVTNPAKSLLAGLTNQAKLALSRSPHGGAVALFDDVINAAVDQLMQEAGGPAWDPVAFDRLYQHVRANLYDTAAAVLAKVEQILAVWHEATARLDALRPSAATDDVRDQLGRLVFKGFVTATGHRRLSDLLRYIRAIDRRLTKLPEDPWRDQEWMDKVHKVEDDYHDLLDKLPPARRGDPDVVEIRWMIEELRVSFFAQTLGTPTPISEKRIAKAMDKLTP, via the coding sequence ATGGGAACGTCTTCCTTGTCCTCTCCGCTCACCGATCTCCAGTCCCGCCTGCCCGAGCTCATGCCGCGCGACCAGCGGCGGTTGCGGCGCAGGCTCGACGGCATGCGCCGGGTCCGCTCCCGCGACGCCCGGGACAAGATCGTCGCGGAGATCCTCGCCGACGTGGAACGCGCCGAGCAGCGGCTGGAGCGCCGCCGCGCGGCCGTGCCCGCGATCACGTACCCGGAGAACCTGCCGGTCGCGCAGCGCAAGGACGACATCCTCGCCGCCATCCGCGACCACCAGGTCGTGATCATCGCCGGTGAGACCGGCTCCGGCAAGACCACCCAGATCCCCAAGATGTGCCTGGAGCTGGGGCGCGGCGTACGCGGCCTGATCGGCCACACCCAGCCCCGCCGCATCGCCGCGCGCACCGTGGCCGAGCGCGTCGCCGAGGAGCTCGGCACCGGCCTCGGCGAGGTCGTCGGCTACAAGGTCCGCTTCACCGACCAGGCGAGCGAGCGCACGCTGGTCAAGCTGATGACCGACGGCATCCTGCTGGCCGAGCTGCAGAACGACCGCCTGCTCGACCAGTACGACACCCTCATCATCGACGAGGCCCACGAGCGCAGCCTCAACATCGACTTCATCCTCGGCTACCTCAAGCAGCTCCTGCCGCAGCGTCCCGACCTCAAGGTCGTCATCACCAGCGCCACCATCGACCCCGAGCGCTTCTCCCGCCACTTCGACGACGCGCCGATCATCGAGGTCTCCGGCCGCACCTACCCGGTCGAGGTGCGCTACCGGCCGCTGGAGGAGGACGACCAGACGCAGGGCATCGTGGCCGCCTGCCGCGAGCTGGTCGCCGAGGGCCCCGGCGACATCCTCGTGTTCCTGTCCGGCGAGCGGGAGATCCGCGACGCCGCCGACGCCCTGGCCAAGGCCGAGTTCCGGAACACCGAGATCCTGCCGCTGTACGCCCGGCTGAGCGCCGCCGAGCAGCACCGCGTCTTCCAGCCGCACACCGGCCGCCGCGTCGTCCTGGCCACCAACGTGGCCGAGACCTCGCTCACCGTCCCCGGCATCAAGTACGTCGTCGACCCCGGCTACGCCCGCATCTCCCGCTACAGCCACCGCACCAAGGTGCAGCGCCTGCCGATCGAGCCGATCTCGCAGGCCAGCGCCAACCAGCGCAAGGGCCGCTCGGGCCGCACCTCCGACGGCATCTGCGTCCGGCTGTACGAGGAGGAGGACTTCCTCGGCCGGCCGGAGTTCACCGACCCCGAGATCCTGCGCACCAACCTGGCCTCGGTCATCCTGCAGATGACCTCCATCGGGCTCGGCGACATCGAGGCGTTCCCGTTCGTCGAGCCGCCCGACCGCCGCCAGGTCAAGGACGGCGTCAACCTGCTGCACGAGCTGGGCGCCTTCGACGCGCAGGGCCGGCTCACGCCGGTCGGCCGCAAGCTCGCCACGCTGCCGGTCGACCCGCGCCTCGGCCGCATGGTGCTGGAGGCCGAGAAGAACGGCTGCCTGCGCGAAGTCATGATCATCGCGGCCGCGCTGTCCATCCAGGACCCCCGCGAGCGGCCCGCCGACAAGCAGCAGCAGGCCGACGAGAAGCACCGGCGCTTCGCCGACCCCGACTCCGACTTCCTGGCCCACCTCAACCTGTGGAACTACCTGCGGGAGAAGCAGAAGGAGCTGTCCTCCAGCGCGTTCCGCCGGCTGTGCAAGGCCGAGTTCCTCAACTACCTGCGCGTGCGCGAGTGGCAGGACATCTACAGCCAGCTCCGCCAGGCGCTCGGCGTCCAGCCCGACAGCCGGCCCGCCGACCCGTACCACGTGCACGTGTCGCTGCTGGCCGGGCTGCTGTCGCACATCGGCGTCAAGGACGTCCTCGACAAGCAGCGCCCCGCCGACGGCGGCCGGCGGCCCATCCAGGAGTACCTGGGCGCCCGCAACGCCCGCTTCGCGATCTTCCCTGGCTCCGCGCTGGCCAAGAAGCAGCCGCAGTGGATCATGTCCGCCGAGCTGGTCGAGACCTCCCGCCTCTGGGCCAGGGTCAACGCCAAGATCGAGCCCGCCTGGGTCGAACCCCTCGCCCAGCACCTGGTCAAACGCACCTACTCCGAGCCGCACTGGGAGAAGAGCCAGGGCGCGGTCGTCGCGCTGGAGAAGGTCTCCCTGTACGGCGTGCCGCTGGTCGTCGGCCGCAAGGTCAACTACGGCCGCATCGACCCCGACCTGTCCCGCGAGCTGTTCATCCGGCACGCCCTGGTCGAGGGCGACTGGGACACCCACCACCGCTTCCTCAAGGACAACCGGCGGCTGCTCGGCGAGGTCGAGGAGCTGGAGAACCGGGCCCGCCGCCGCGACATCATGGTCAGCGACGACGCCCTGTTCGACTTCTACGACCAGCGCGTGCCGGCCGAGGTCGTCTCGGCCCGGCACTTCGACTCCTGGTGGAAGAAGGCCGGGCAGGAGACGCCCGACCTGCTCACGTTCTCGCCGGAGATGCTGGTCAACGAGGGCGCCGACGTCAGCGCCCGCGACTACCCCGACACCTGGAAGCAGCTCGGCCAGCGGATGCGGCTGACCTACCAGTTCGAGCCGGGCGCCAACGCCGACGGCGTCACCGTGCACGTGCCGCTCCAGGTGCTCAACCAGGTCGGCTCCGACGGCTTCGACTGGCAGATCCCCGGCCTGCGCGAGGAGCTGGTCACCGCGCTGATCCGCTCGCTGCCGAAGAACCTGCGCCGCAACTTCGTGCCCGCCCCCAACTACGCCAAGCAGGTGCTGGCCGCCGCCGAGCCCGGCAAGGAGCCGCTGCTGGCCGCCGTGGAGCGCGAGCTGTTCCGGCTGACCGGCGTACGGGTGCCGCGCGAGGCGTGGCAGCTCGACCAGATCCCCGACCACCTGCGGATCACCTACCGGGTGATCGACGAGCGCAAGCGCACGCTGGCCGAGGACAAGGACCTCGACGCGCTCAAGCGGCGGCTGGCCCCGCGCCTGCGCCGGACGCTCTCCGAGGCCGGCGACGATCTGGAGCGCACGGGCCTGCGCACCTGGAGTCTCGGCCGGCTGCCCAAGGTGTTCGAGCAGGGCCGGATGAAGGGCTACCCGGCGCTGGTGGACGCCGGCGACTCCGTCTCGGTCAAGATCTACGAGACCGAGACCGAGGCCGAGCAGCGCCGCTCCCACTGGCCCGGCGTGCGCCGGCTGCTCCTGCTGAACGTCACCAATCCGGCCAAGTCCCTGCTGGCCGGCCTGACCAACCAGGCCAAGCTGGCCCTGTCGCGCAGCCCGCACGGCGGCGCGGTGGCCCTGTTCGACGACGTGATCAACGCGGCCGTCGACCAGCTCATGCAGGAGGCGGGCGGCCCCGCCTGGGACCCGGTCGCCTTCGACCGCCTCTACCAGCACGTCCGGGCGAACCTGTACGACACGGCCGCCGCCGTGCTGGCGAAGGTGGAGCAGATCCTCGCGGTCTGGCACGAGGCGACGGCCCGCCTGGACGCGCTGCGCCCGAGCGCCGCCACCGACGACGTCCGCGACCAGCTCGGCCGGCTCGTCTTCAAGGGCTTCGTCACGGCGACCGGCCACCGCCGCCTGTCCGACCTGCTCCGCTACATCCGCGCCATCGACCGCCGGCTCACCAAGCTGCCCGAGGACCCGTGGCGCGACCAGGAGTGGATGGACAAGGTGCACAAGGTCGAGGACGACTACCACGACCTGCTGGACAAGCTGCCGCCGGCCCGGCGCGGTGACCCCGACGTGGTGGAGATCCGGTGGATGATCGAGGAGCTGCGGGTCAGCTTCTTCGCCCAGACGCTGGGCACGCCCACCCCGATCTCCGAGAAGCGCATCGCCAAGGCGATGGACAAGCTCACGCCGTGA
- the ppgK gene encoding polyphosphate--glucose phosphotransferase codes for MNVLGIDIGGSGIKGAPVDTEAGKLIDERLRIPTPEPSGPEAVAAAVAEIQRHFGWNGPVGVTFPGVVMDGVVRTAANVDRSWIGVDAAALFGGATVLNDADAAGVAEMEFGHGRDERGTVLMLTFGTGIGSALFRAGELVPNTELGHLELHGKDAEHRASARAREEHDLSWEKWAERVQEYLEHVEMLFSPSLIVIGGGASKKADKFLPHITLRTPVVPAGLQNEAGIIGAALAARP; via the coding sequence ATGAACGTGTTGGGCATCGACATCGGTGGTTCGGGGATCAAGGGCGCCCCCGTCGACACCGAGGCCGGCAAACTGATCGACGAGCGCCTGCGGATCCCCACGCCCGAGCCGTCCGGGCCGGAGGCGGTGGCGGCGGCCGTCGCCGAGATCCAGCGGCATTTCGGGTGGAACGGTCCGGTCGGGGTGACCTTCCCCGGCGTGGTCATGGACGGCGTGGTGCGCACGGCGGCCAACGTCGACCGGTCGTGGATCGGGGTCGACGCGGCCGCGCTGTTCGGCGGCGCGACCGTGCTCAACGACGCCGACGCGGCCGGCGTGGCCGAGATGGAGTTCGGCCACGGGCGCGACGAGCGCGGCACGGTGCTGATGCTGACCTTCGGCACGGGCATCGGCAGCGCCCTGTTCCGGGCCGGCGAGCTGGTGCCCAACACCGAGCTGGGGCACCTGGAGCTGCACGGCAAGGACGCCGAGCACCGGGCCTCCGCGCGGGCGCGCGAGGAGCACGACCTGAGCTGGGAGAAGTGGGCCGAGCGGGTCCAGGAGTACCTGGAGCACGTCGAGATGTTGTTCTCGCCCTCGCTCATCGTGATCGGCGGGGGAGCGAGCAAGAAGGCGGACAAGTTCCTGCCGCACATCACGCTGCGCACGCCCGTGGTCCCGGCCGGGCTGCAGAACGAGGCGGGCATCATCGGCGCCGCCCTCGCGGCCCGACCCTGA
- a CDS encoding TIGR03118 family protein, whose protein sequence is MSDVQGKAPVTDAKVVNPWGLAMGKTLWVSNTGTGTATVYSGTGKKEQTEVWIPGGAPTGQVFNPGDGFTVKGKPATFIFSSPSGAITGWNAEVDPKNAIIAAFTRGADYKGLELVQTEDDAYLLAADFASGRIHAFDQDFQRIELSRWQFRDRAVPSSYHAYNVAVANGSVWVSYALRDPSTGKPVFGNGKGFVSRFNASGRLTGRISRVGLNAPWGITAAPRGWGQYAGALLIGNFGDGTVHAYKHNRHLGALTTADGRRIVLPGLWDLEPGTAATGGENSLWFSAGIDGTKHGLIGIIAPQGTKPTSTGAAGTPSATPSHHPSGHRSSAPATTSPSSQNPYGGY, encoded by the coding sequence GTGTCGGACGTCCAGGGCAAAGCCCCGGTCACCGACGCCAAGGTCGTCAACCCGTGGGGCCTGGCCATGGGCAAGACTCTGTGGGTCTCCAACACGGGCACCGGCACCGCCACGGTCTACTCCGGCACCGGCAAGAAGGAGCAGACCGAGGTGTGGATCCCGGGCGGAGCACCCACCGGCCAGGTCTTCAACCCCGGCGACGGCTTCACCGTCAAGGGCAAGCCCGCCACGTTCATCTTCTCCAGCCCGAGCGGCGCCATCACCGGCTGGAACGCCGAGGTGGACCCGAAGAACGCGATCATCGCGGCGTTCACCCGGGGCGCCGACTACAAGGGGCTGGAGCTCGTCCAGACCGAGGACGACGCGTACCTGCTGGCCGCCGACTTCGCGAGCGGCCGCATCCACGCCTTCGACCAGGACTTCCAGCGCATCGAGCTGTCGCGCTGGCAGTTCCGCGACCGGGCCGTGCCGAGCAGCTACCACGCCTACAACGTGGCCGTCGCGAACGGCAGCGTCTGGGTGTCGTACGCGCTGCGCGACCCGTCCACCGGCAAGCCGGTCTTCGGCAACGGCAAGGGCTTCGTCAGCCGCTTCAACGCCTCCGGCCGCCTCACCGGCCGCATCTCCCGGGTCGGGCTCAACGCCCCCTGGGGCATCACCGCCGCCCCCAGGGGCTGGGGCCAGTACGCCGGCGCGCTGCTGATCGGCAACTTCGGCGACGGCACCGTGCACGCGTACAAGCACAACCGCCACCTGGGCGCGCTGACCACGGCCGACGGCCGGCGGATCGTGCTGCCGGGCCTGTGGGACCTGGAGCCGGGCACCGCGGCCACCGGCGGCGAGAACTCCCTGTGGTTCTCCGCCGGCATCGACGGCACCAAGCACGGCCTGATCGGCATCATCGCGCCGCAGGGCACCAAGCCGACCTCCACCGGCGCGGCGGGCACCCCGTCCGCCACCCCGTCGCACCACCCGTCGGGGCACCGGTCGAGCGCCCCGGCCACCACCTCGCCGTCCTCCCAGAATCCGTACGGCGGGTACTAG
- a CDS encoding TenA family protein produces the protein MTSGFSEWLRERSEPDWTAVVTHPFAEAITTGAVPDAALRRYLEQDFRFVDSFTALLGAAVASADTFEARVPYGRFLGQVATTEEKTYFHRALAELGGRLDAPPEPVTAAFRRLMDEVRARQDYLLIAAVLCVAEWCYLGWASRAGEPLPERFVHREWIELHEGAEFRAWVAFLRGELDRLGAGLGEARREEVLGVFRRAVELERAFFDAFWPAGTGDG, from the coding sequence GTGACGAGCGGATTCAGCGAGTGGCTGCGGGAGCGGTCCGAGCCCGACTGGACGGCGGTGGTGACCCACCCGTTCGCCGAGGCGATCACGACGGGCGCCGTCCCCGACGCCGCGCTGCGGCGTTACCTGGAGCAGGACTTCCGGTTCGTCGACTCCTTCACCGCCCTGCTCGGCGCCGCCGTGGCGAGCGCCGACACCTTCGAGGCCCGGGTGCCCTACGGCCGGTTCCTCGGCCAGGTGGCCACCACGGAGGAGAAGACGTACTTCCACCGGGCGCTGGCCGAGCTGGGCGGCCGGCTGGACGCGCCGCCCGAGCCGGTCACCGCGGCCTTCCGGCGGCTCATGGACGAGGTCCGGGCCCGCCAGGACTACCTGCTGATCGCCGCGGTGCTGTGCGTGGCCGAGTGGTGCTACCTCGGCTGGGCCTCGCGGGCCGGGGAGCCGCTGCCGGAGCGGTTCGTCCACCGGGAGTGGATCGAGCTGCACGAGGGCGCGGAGTTCCGCGCCTGGGTGGCGTTCCTGCGGGGCGAGCTCGACCGGCTGGGCGCGGGTCTCGGCGAGGCGCGCCGCGAGGAGGTGCTGGGCGTCTTCCGCCGGGCGGTCGAGCTGGAGCGGGCGTTCTTCGACGCGTTCTGGCCCGCCGGGACCGGCGACGGCTAG
- a CDS encoding HAD family hydrolase has product MIPSAIPFAAVLSDLDGVLRQFDHAVQADIEARYGLPLRKVAFDPALIGPPTLGQATEAEWAESIVAALGGGEAARRAVAEFMEVPFFVDEEVRALLAAAQRHVPVILVTNAMDTVEEHLDRLGLRYFADDLVSSHRVRVAKPDPRIYEIAAERAGVPPERCLFVDDRLPNVEAARALGMTGVHFRTAADLAAVLG; this is encoded by the coding sequence GTGATCCCCTCTGCGATCCCTTTCGCCGCGGTTCTGTCCGATCTCGACGGCGTGCTGCGCCAGTTCGACCACGCCGTCCAGGCCGACATCGAGGCCCGTTACGGGCTGCCGCTGCGCAAGGTCGCCTTCGATCCCGCGCTGATCGGGCCGCCCACGCTCGGGCAGGCCACCGAGGCCGAGTGGGCGGAGTCGATCGTCGCGGCGCTCGGCGGGGGAGAGGCGGCCCGGCGGGCGGTCGCCGAGTTCATGGAGGTGCCGTTCTTCGTCGACGAGGAGGTCAGGGCGCTGCTCGCGGCCGCGCAGCGGCACGTCCCGGTGATCCTCGTGACCAACGCCATGGACACCGTGGAGGAGCACCTCGACCGCCTGGGCCTGCGCTACTTCGCCGACGACCTGGTCAGCAGCCACCGGGTGCGGGTGGCCAAGCCCGACCCGCGCATCTACGAGATCGCCGCCGAGCGGGCCGGCGTGCCCCCGGAGCGCTGCCTGTTCGTCGACGACCGGCTGCCCAACGTCGAGGCGGCCCGCGCCCTCGGCATGACCGGCGTGCACTTCCGCACCGCGGCCGACCTCGCGGCCGTGCTCGGCTAG
- a CDS encoding DUF4253 domain-containing protein → MNDHRLPRELCRLFPDGGRGRSLGAPLPPGDLVWPDPGYTGQGRPILPAFWMSDEPATAETWALMRAWHPHSGLWPLLLDESAQPWAVGQVMPDDPRQIDHFTAEGFMAEVWQEWVAQMPSDALDELEPFGAICPGPAPPGALKADPEAVAEWYAGRLAEKSMPLGLVAAPRGADALAVMGWQGALHHNEWMVPMAAVVRSWEERFGARVVAVGFNTLELSVAAPPVDPEHALHVAAEHWTFCPDNVVQGPGDLQGYAEQIIGGHSWSFWWD, encoded by the coding sequence ATGAACGATCACCGGCTGCCACGTGAGCTGTGCCGGCTGTTCCCCGACGGCGGCAGGGGGCGCAGCCTCGGCGCGCCGCTGCCTCCGGGCGACCTGGTCTGGCCCGACCCCGGCTACACCGGTCAGGGCCGCCCGATCCTGCCCGCGTTCTGGATGAGCGACGAGCCGGCCACCGCCGAGACCTGGGCGCTGATGCGCGCGTGGCATCCGCACAGCGGCCTGTGGCCGCTGCTGCTGGACGAGTCCGCGCAGCCCTGGGCGGTGGGCCAGGTCATGCCGGACGATCCCCGCCAGATCGACCATTTCACCGCCGAGGGCTTCATGGCCGAGGTGTGGCAGGAGTGGGTGGCGCAGATGCCGTCGGACGCGCTGGACGAGCTGGAGCCGTTCGGCGCGATCTGCCCGGGCCCGGCCCCTCCCGGGGCGCTCAAGGCCGACCCGGAGGCGGTCGCCGAGTGGTACGCCGGCCGGCTCGCCGAGAAGAGCATGCCGCTCGGCCTGGTCGCCGCGCCGCGGGGCGCCGACGCGCTGGCCGTGATGGGCTGGCAGGGGGCGCTGCACCACAACGAGTGGATGGTGCCCATGGCGGCGGTGGTGCGGAGCTGGGAGGAGCGCTTCGGCGCCCGGGTGGTGGCCGTCGGGTTCAACACGCTGGAGCTGAGCGTGGCGGCCCCGCCGGTGGACCCCGAGCACGCGCTGCACGTGGCGGCCGAGCACTGGACGTTCTGCCCGGACAACGTCGTGCAGGGGCCGGGCGACCTCCAGGGGTACGCCGAGCAGATCATCGGCGGGCACTCCTGGTCGTTCTGGTGGGACTGA
- a CDS encoding SAM-dependent methyltransferase → MTRASATRVLDAAAGGKNHFVADRDAVRRYDLAAPITTTAARAVLQYVCRVVRHLAGAGVEQFLIVGSGVPSGLPAGRQLHDVARDALAGGRPRVVYVEHDPMVLAGARATIEPVTDLVRVVEGDVREIDDVLDDRVVRTFLDWDRPVAVLLVSTHSLNDDEYFHYVVKRLRQAVPEGSYLSLLQTTFDGVPPELVPAIHDLLAMTLPGHAIRAREEVAALLDGLELVDPGLVWVPEWRPDGREAACLEEPRALGTYGAVARVP, encoded by the coding sequence ATGACCCGAGCGAGTGCCACCCGTGTCCTCGACGCCGCGGCGGGTGGGAAGAACCATTTCGTGGCCGACCGGGACGCGGTGCGCCGTTATGATCTGGCCGCCCCCATCACCACCACGGCCGCGCGGGCCGTGCTCCAGTACGTGTGCCGCGTGGTGCGTCACCTGGCCGGCGCCGGCGTGGAGCAGTTCCTGATCGTCGGCAGCGGCGTGCCCAGCGGGCTGCCCGCCGGCCGGCAGCTGCACGACGTGGCCCGCGACGCGCTCGCGGGCGGCCGGCCCCGGGTCGTCTACGTGGAGCACGACCCCATGGTGCTGGCCGGGGCACGGGCGACCATCGAGCCCGTCACCGACCTCGTCCGCGTCGTCGAGGGCGACGTGCGCGAGATCGACGACGTCCTCGACGACCGGGTCGTGCGCACGTTCCTCGACTGGGACCGGCCGGTGGCCGTGCTGCTGGTGTCCACCCACAGCCTCAACGACGACGAGTACTTCCACTACGTCGTCAAACGCCTCCGGCAGGCGGTGCCGGAGGGCAGCTACCTGTCGCTGCTCCAGACCACCTTCGACGGGGTGCCGCCGGAGCTGGTGCCCGCCATCCACGACCTGCTGGCGATGACGCTGCCCGGTCACGCGATCCGCGCCAGGGAGGAGGTGGCGGCGTTGCTGGACGGCCTGGAGCTGGTCGATCCGGGGCTGGTGTGGGTCCCGGAGTGGCGGCCCGACGGCCGCGAGGCCGCCTGCCTGGAGGAGCCGCGCGCCTTGGGCACCTACGGCGCCGTGGCGCGCGTGCCGTGA